In Gammaproteobacteria bacterium, the following proteins share a genomic window:
- the kbl gene encoding glycine C-acetyltransferase has translation MSYKSVKAGLVEELDQIRAAGLWKTERIIASQQQNDITLADGSEVINMCANNYLGLANHPQVIQAARDSYEQWGFGLASVRFICGTQSIHKTLEQKMSEFLGMEATILYAACFDANAGLFETILGKEDAVISDELNHASIIDGVRLCKAERFRYRNNDMADLEDKLRQAKQSGARRILITTDGVFSMDGTVAQLDHICDLADKYDAMVHHDDCHAVGFMGKTGRGVHEHYGVMDRVDIISGTFGKALGGGSGGYTAARNEIVDLLRQRSRPYLFSNTVAPSICAASLKVLEMLSSSTELRDRLADNTRYFRQGMRMAGFDIPKGEHPIVPVMLGDAKLAQTMSQKLLERGVYAIGFFYPVVPQGKARIRTQISAAHTREDLDRAIEAFSLTYRELQEQA, from the coding sequence ATGAGCTATAAAAGTGTGAAAGCCGGTCTTGTCGAAGAACTTGATCAAATCCGCGCTGCCGGGCTATGGAAAACTGAGCGTATTATTGCCTCGCAGCAACAGAACGACATCACGCTCGCCGACGGCAGCGAAGTGATTAACATGTGCGCCAATAACTACCTGGGGTTAGCCAACCACCCACAGGTGATTCAGGCCGCCCGCGACAGTTATGAACAATGGGGTTTCGGGCTGGCATCGGTGCGATTTATCTGCGGCACCCAGTCCATCCACAAGACTCTGGAACAGAAGATGAGCGAATTTCTCGGTATGGAAGCCACCATACTCTATGCCGCCTGTTTCGATGCCAATGCCGGACTGTTCGAGACCATTCTCGGCAAGGAAGACGCGGTCATTTCCGATGAGCTGAATCACGCCTCCATTATAGACGGTGTGCGCCTATGCAAAGCGGAAAGGTTTCGCTATCGTAATAACGACATGGCCGACCTTGAAGACAAGCTGCGTCAGGCCAAGCAAAGCGGTGCCCGACGCATACTCATCACAACCGATGGTGTTTTTTCCATGGACGGCACCGTTGCTCAACTGGACCACATCTGTGATCTCGCAGACAAGTATGATGCCATGGTACACCACGACGACTGTCACGCAGTGGGTTTCATGGGTAAAACCGGTCGCGGTGTACATGAACATTACGGGGTGATGGATCGGGTGGATATCATTAGCGGCACCTTCGGCAAGGCCCTCGGTGGCGGTTCCGGTGGTTATACCGCCGCACGCAATGAAATTGTTGACCTGCTGCGCCAGCGCTCCCGGCCTTATCTGTTTTCCAATACCGTAGCGCCGTCCATCTGCGCCGCTTCCCTAAAGGTACTGGAGATGCTGTCCTCCTCCACGGAATTGCGGGATCGACTGGCGGATAATACGCGCTATTTTCGCCAGGGCATGCGCATGGCGGGATTTGATATTCCCAAGGGGGAACATCCGATCGTGCCGGTGATGCTGGGAGATGCGAAGCTGGCGCAAACGATGTCGCAGAAGCTGCTGGAGCGAGGAGTTTATGCCATTGGCTTTTTCTACCCGGTGGTGCCTCAGGGCAAGGCACGGATACGAACCCAGATTTCCGCAGCCCATACCCGGGAGGACCTGGACCGGGCTATTGAGGCATTTTCCTTGACATACAGGGAGCTGCAGGAACAGGCCTAA
- the tdh gene encoding L-threonine 3-dehydrogenase: MKALVKRHAREGLWLEDVPLPDVGNNDVLIKVRKTAICGTDIHIYNWDAWAQKTIRVPMTIGHEFAGVITELGSNVTGLNVGDIVSGEGHIVCERCRNCLAGRRHLCPHTVGIGVNRTGCFAEYLSIPSRNVFRPSRPVSTEVLACFDPYGNAVHTALSFNMVGEDVLITGAGPIGIMSAMVAHHCGARNIVITDLNDYRLKLAKDIVPRVIPINVNRDTISDEFMHSLGIFEGFDVCLEMSGSSTAFRDALDKMINGGHIAMLGIMPDGTGIDWTKVVFKGLFIKGIYGREIFETWYKGLMMVQTGLPLEKIITHRFNYKDFQQGFDVMRSGQSGKVILNWEE; this comes from the coding sequence ATGAAAGCACTGGTAAAAAGACATGCCCGCGAGGGGTTGTGGCTGGAAGACGTCCCTCTCCCCGATGTAGGCAATAATGATGTTCTGATCAAAGTCCGGAAAACCGCCATCTGCGGCACCGATATCCACATTTACAATTGGGACGCTTGGGCGCAAAAGACCATACGGGTTCCCATGACCATTGGTCACGAGTTTGCCGGAGTCATTACCGAACTGGGCTCTAATGTCACCGGTCTCAACGTGGGTGATATTGTTTCCGGTGAAGGCCATATCGTCTGCGAACGTTGTCGCAACTGCCTGGCAGGGCGACGCCACCTGTGCCCCCACACTGTCGGTATTGGCGTTAACCGCACCGGCTGTTTCGCCGAGTATCTGTCCATTCCCTCGCGCAACGTATTTCGACCCAGTCGCCCCGTTTCCACGGAAGTGCTGGCTTGTTTTGACCCCTATGGCAACGCTGTGCACACTGCGCTTTCGTTCAATATGGTAGGTGAGGATGTGCTGATCACCGGTGCGGGTCCCATTGGCATTATGTCCGCCATGGTGGCGCACCACTGTGGCGCCCGCAATATTGTCATTACCGATCTTAACGACTACCGGCTCAAGCTGGCAAAAGACATCGTACCCAGAGTCATTCCCATCAATGTCAACCGGGATACCATCAGCGATGAGTTCATGCACAGCCTGGGTATCTTCGAGGGTTTTGATGTATGTCTGGAGATGTCCGGATCGTCAACGGCCTTTCGCGACGCCCTGGACAAAATGATCAACGGCGGTCATATTGCCATGCTGGGCATCATGCCTGATGGTACCGGCATTGACTGGACCAAGGTAGTATTCAAAGGTCTGTTCATTAAAGGCATTTACGGCCGTGAGATTTTCGAGACCTGGTATAAGGGACTGATGATGGTTCAAACCGGCCTGCCCTTGGAAAAAATCATCACCCACCGGTTTAACTATAAGGATTTCCAGCAGGGCTTTGACGTCATGCGCTCCGGTCAGTCCGGCAAGGTCATTCTCAACTGGGAGGAATAA